The following proteins are encoded in a genomic region of Gemmatimonadota bacterium:
- the mutS gene encoding DNA mismatch repair protein MutS, with amino-acid sequence MQQWRDVKSRHPDALVFFRVGDFYEFFNQDAEEGARLLGLTLTSRNNGSAGDVPLAGVPAKALDDYLARLVRLGRRVAICEQVEDPAEAKGIVRREVVEMVTPGTVLHDALLEPARNVWVAALVADGAHGVGAAALDLSTGQWELSLVARDHLRSELARLQPAELVVTEAFAATLPDPEADGGPLRTLRPEWIFHPDGAREELERTFGVHSLEGLGFQEADTALIRAAGALLHYVRETQPAGIGHLAVPRIHRSRTVMLLDEMTVRNLELVEPLRPGPGGATLLSVVDRTCTPMGARMLRWWVLHPRVDAAEIWARQEAVAHLHEDTRLRETVRDALAKVGDLERIAGRLGTERASPRELRALARALARIEPLPDHLSGASAPRLEGLRAALDPLSDVRERLERALAEDPPAQVGDGGVLREGYDDELDELRRTRDGAVDFIASLQARERARTGIGSLKVGYNRVFGYYLEVTHAHSAKVPDDYVRKQTLANAERYFTPELKQWEEKVANAEDRIQSLEARLFGELRRALAGEVPRLQRTSRAVAELDVVASLAEVARACGYVRPEVHTGFDLDIRAGRHPVVETMMAREDFIPNDVRLDDERRVVILTGPNMAGKSTVLRQVGLIQLLAQMGSFVPADQARLPVADRIFTRVGASDNLVRGQSTFMVEMTETSAILHGASAASLVLLDEIGRGTSTYDGVSIAWAVSEHLHERVGAKTIFATHYHELTQLPDLLPAARNMNVVVREVGEDVVFLRRLEEGGADRSYGIQVARLAGLPLDVVARAREILADLEGTHTAGGEGLGRHGAHRPASQAPPDQLVLDLAEPALLAELRSIDVERMTPLEALNLLGGWVERARGRP; translated from the coding sequence ATGCAGCAGTGGCGGGACGTGAAGTCCCGCCATCCCGACGCCCTGGTCTTCTTCCGGGTGGGCGACTTCTACGAGTTCTTCAACCAGGACGCGGAGGAGGGAGCCCGCCTGCTCGGGCTCACGCTGACGTCCCGCAACAACGGGTCGGCGGGGGACGTGCCGCTCGCGGGCGTGCCCGCCAAGGCCCTGGACGACTACCTCGCCCGCCTGGTGCGCCTCGGCCGCCGGGTCGCCATCTGCGAGCAGGTCGAGGACCCCGCCGAGGCCAAGGGCATCGTGCGGCGCGAGGTCGTGGAGATGGTCACGCCCGGCACGGTGCTGCACGACGCCTTGCTGGAGCCGGCGCGCAACGTCTGGGTGGCGGCGCTCGTGGCCGACGGCGCGCACGGCGTGGGAGCCGCCGCGTTGGACCTGTCCACCGGGCAGTGGGAGCTCTCCCTCGTGGCCCGGGACCACCTGCGCTCGGAGCTGGCCCGCCTGCAGCCGGCCGAGCTGGTCGTCACCGAGGCCTTCGCCGCCACGCTTCCCGATCCCGAAGCGGACGGAGGACCGCTGCGCACGCTCCGTCCCGAATGGATCTTCCACCCGGACGGGGCCCGCGAGGAGCTCGAGCGCACCTTCGGCGTGCACTCCCTGGAAGGCCTGGGCTTCCAGGAGGCCGACACGGCGCTGATCCGGGCGGCGGGCGCCCTGCTCCACTACGTCCGGGAGACCCAGCCGGCCGGGATCGGCCACCTGGCGGTGCCGCGCATCCACCGTTCGCGCACGGTGATGCTGCTGGACGAGATGACCGTGCGGAACCTGGAGCTGGTGGAGCCGCTCCGGCCGGGACCGGGTGGCGCCACGCTGCTGTCCGTGGTGGACCGGACCTGCACGCCCATGGGTGCGCGCATGCTGCGCTGGTGGGTGCTGCACCCGCGGGTGGACGCGGCCGAGATCTGGGCGCGCCAGGAGGCCGTGGCCCACCTGCACGAGGACACCCGTCTGCGCGAGACGGTGCGCGACGCCCTGGCGAAGGTGGGCGATCTCGAGCGCATCGCCGGTCGTCTCGGCACCGAGCGGGCCTCGCCGCGCGAGCTGCGGGCGCTGGCCCGCGCGCTGGCCCGCATCGAACCCCTGCCCGACCACCTGTCCGGAGCGTCCGCGCCTCGCCTGGAGGGACTGCGCGCGGCGCTGGATCCGCTGTCCGACGTGCGCGAACGATTGGAGCGTGCGCTCGCGGAGGACCCGCCCGCCCAGGTCGGGGACGGCGGGGTCCTGCGCGAGGGCTACGACGACGAGCTCGACGAGCTGCGCCGCACCCGCGACGGGGCCGTGGACTTCATCGCCTCCCTGCAGGCGCGGGAGCGGGCCCGCACGGGCATCGGCAGCCTCAAGGTCGGCTACAACCGCGTCTTCGGGTACTACCTGGAGGTGACGCACGCCCACAGCGCCAAGGTTCCCGACGACTACGTGCGCAAGCAGACGCTCGCCAACGCGGAGCGCTACTTCACACCCGAGCTCAAGCAGTGGGAGGAGAAGGTCGCCAACGCCGAGGACCGCATCCAGAGCCTCGAGGCACGGCTCTTCGGCGAGCTGCGGCGCGCGCTGGCGGGCGAGGTGCCGCGCCTGCAGCGCACGTCGCGCGCGGTGGCCGAGCTGGATGTGGTGGCTTCCCTGGCGGAGGTGGCGCGCGCGTGCGGCTACGTGCGCCCGGAGGTGCACACCGGCTTCGACCTCGACATCCGCGCGGGTCGCCATCCCGTGGTGGAGACCATGATGGCGCGCGAGGACTTCATCCCCAACGACGTGCGACTCGACGACGAGCGGCGGGTGGTGATCCTGACCGGGCCCAACATGGCGGGGAAGAGCACCGTGCTGCGCCAGGTGGGGTTGATCCAACTGCTGGCCCAGATGGGCTCCTTCGTGCCGGCCGACCAGGCGCGCCTGCCCGTGGCGGACCGCATCTTCACCCGGGTGGGCGCCAGCGACAACCTGGTGCGGGGACAGTCCACCTTCATGGTGGAGATGACCGAGACGTCGGCCATCCTGCACGGGGCCAGCGCCGCCAGCCTCGTCCTGCTGGACGAGATCGGCCGGGGGACCTCGACCTACGACGGCGTGTCGATCGCCTGGGCCGTGAGCGAGCACCTGCACGAGCGGGTGGGCGCCAAGACGATCTTCGCCACGCACTATCACGAGCTCACGCAGCTCCCGGACCTTCTGCCGGCCGCCCGGAATATGAACGTGGTCGTGCGCGAGGTGGGCGAGGACGTGGTCTTCCTGCGCCGGCTGGAGGAGGGCGGGGCCGACCGCTCCTATGGCATCCAGGTTGCACGCCTGGCCGGATTGCCCCTCGACGTGGTGGCCCGGGCCCGCGAGATCCTGGCCGATCTCGAGGGCACGCACACCGCGGGTGGGGAGGGGCTGGGACGGCACGGCGCACACCGGCCCGCGAGCCAGGCCCCGCCGGACCAGCTGGTGCTGGACCTGGCGGAGCCCGCCCTGCTGGCCGAGCTCCGATCGATCGACGTGGAACGCATGACGCCCCTCGAGGCGCTCAACCTGCTGGGCGGATGGGTGGAGCGCGCGCGCGGGCGCCCGTGA
- a CDS encoding energy transducer TonB: MNRQTSMTPGTLALVALLTACGGEQRIEQPVPLYGESPVEYPLELWDQGVEGEVLLRVLVDADGAIDSVAVETSSGHGGLDTAAIQGVRQMQFTPARLNGRRTDAWARVPVRFSKKPKPEGGTPRP, from the coding sequence GTGAACCGACAGACGAGCATGACCCCGGGCACGCTGGCGTTGGTGGCCCTGCTGACGGCCTGCGGGGGTGAGCAGCGGATCGAGCAGCCCGTCCCGCTCTACGGGGAATCCCCCGTGGAGTATCCCCTGGAGCTCTGGGACCAGGGGGTGGAGGGAGAGGTGCTCCTGCGCGTGCTGGTGGACGCCGACGGGGCCATCGACAGCGTGGCCGTGGAGACCTCCAGCGGTCACGGCGGGCTGGATACCGCCGCCATCCAGGGCGTACGCCAGATGCAGTTCACACCGGCACGGCTCAACGGCCGCCGGACCGACGCATGGGCACGCGTGCCCGTGCGCTTCTCGAAGAAACCCAAGCCGGAAGGGGGGACCCCCAGGCCATGA
- a CDS encoding pyridoxal-phosphate dependent enzyme, whose amino-acid sequence MSVRHARPYDDVLELVGWTPLVRLHRLARDLRTPLYAKCEFMNPGGSVKDRIGLAMIEAAEKAGTLRPGGVIVEATSGNTGLALAMTATTRGYRCIFTMPDKMSQEKVKLLRAFGAEVVITPTAVPPDHPDNYLMRAKAIVKETPGAVLADQFYNPANPEAHYRSTGPELWEQSEGRITHFFAGAGTGGTISGTGRYLKEQNPDVRIVGVDPEGSMIGPYFRTGEKIEGSPYKVEGLGNDKIPGALDLDVVDEYRTVSDRDAFRTARRLVREEGLFVGGSSGLIAHAALEVARELDDPDAFLVTVLCDWGEHYLTKLFDDEWMRDNGFLERTSRSVADLVARKNGAAPALLTAQPGTAVRMALSTMSSHGVSQLPVLEGGECVGSAIESTLMTRVLEDPKVLDLPVSELMAAPFPVVDELSALDAVTRLLARDNPAVLVRSGGEVRAILTRHDLVKSLTGAA is encoded by the coding sequence ATGAGCGTTCGACACGCCCGGCCGTACGACGACGTCCTGGAGCTCGTGGGGTGGACACCACTGGTGCGCCTCCACCGCCTGGCCCGGGACCTGCGCACCCCGCTCTACGCGAAGTGCGAGTTCATGAACCCGGGCGGCTCGGTCAAGGACCGGATCGGCCTGGCGATGATCGAGGCGGCCGAGAAGGCCGGCACGCTGCGCCCGGGGGGCGTGATCGTGGAGGCCACGAGCGGCAACACCGGTCTGGCGCTGGCCATGACGGCCACCACGCGCGGCTACCGCTGCATCTTCACGATGCCGGACAAGATGAGCCAGGAGAAGGTGAAGCTCCTGCGCGCGTTCGGGGCGGAGGTGGTGATCACCCCCACGGCGGTGCCGCCCGATCATCCGGACAACTACCTGATGCGCGCCAAGGCGATCGTGAAGGAGACGCCGGGCGCGGTGCTGGCCGACCAGTTCTACAATCCCGCCAATCCCGAGGCCCACTACCGCTCCACCGGCCCGGAGCTGTGGGAGCAGTCGGAAGGCCGGATCACGCACTTCTTCGCGGGAGCGGGCACCGGCGGGACGATCAGCGGGACCGGGCGCTACCTGAAGGAGCAGAATCCGGACGTCCGCATCGTGGGCGTGGACCCGGAGGGCTCGATGATCGGCCCGTACTTCCGCACGGGCGAGAAGATCGAGGGGTCCCCCTACAAGGTGGAGGGACTCGGGAACGACAAGATCCCCGGTGCGCTCGATCTCGACGTGGTGGACGAATACCGCACGGTGAGCGACCGCGACGCCTTCCGCACCGCGCGCCGGTTGGTGCGCGAGGAGGGGCTCTTCGTCGGCGGATCGTCGGGCCTGATCGCCCACGCCGCGTTGGAGGTGGCCCGCGAGCTCGACGATCCCGACGCCTTCCTGGTGACCGTGCTCTGCGATTGGGGGGAGCACTACCTCACCAAGCTCTTCGACGACGAATGGATGCGGGACAATGGCTTCCTGGAGCGCACGTCGCGCAGCGTCGCCGACCTGGTGGCACGCAAGAACGGCGCGGCGCCGGCGCTGCTGACGGCGCAGCCGGGCACGGCCGTGCGGATGGCGCTCTCCACCATGAGCAGCCACGGCGTCTCCCAGCTCCCCGTGCTCGAGGGCGGTGAATGCGTGGGATCCGCCATCGAGTCCACGCTGATGACCCGGGTGCTCGAGGATCCCAAGGTGTTGGACCTGCCGGTGTCCGAGCTGATGGCGGCCCCCTTCCCGGTGGTGGACGAGCTGTCGGCCCTCGACGCGGTGACGCGTCTGCTGGCGCGCGACAACCCGGCGGTGCTGGTACGCAGCGGAGGGGAGGTCCGGGCCATCCTCACCCGGCACGATCTGGTCAAGAGCCTGACGGGGGCCGCATGA
- a CDS encoding D-alanine--D-alanine ligase, translating to MSARLRVGVLMGGVSEERDVSLASGVQVARALREAGHDVVAIDSARGVLGPDEERALLDTGVQAAAPGSAELDLLHTGDTRALTHAPEVAGADVLFLTLHGGAGEDGTLQTLLDVAGLPYVGSGRVGCALAMDKDLTKRLLRDGGVPTPDWIRGATPADEVVERLGLPVIVKPASGGSTVGLTLVKDRSDLDAATRLAASSGDQPMYEAYVRGRELTVGILGDEPLPVGEIIPAHEIFDYECKYQPGLAQEIFPADLDPDVAARVQAWALRVHRLLRLRDFSRVDFILAPDGTPWCLEANALPGLTANSLLPKAARAAGIAFPTLCERIARMGVDRARARAPAG from the coding sequence ATGAGCGCACGCCTCCGGGTGGGGGTGCTCATGGGCGGCGTCTCGGAGGAGCGGGACGTCTCCCTCGCGTCGGGCGTGCAGGTGGCGCGCGCGCTGCGGGAGGCCGGCCACGACGTGGTGGCCATCGACTCCGCGCGGGGCGTGCTCGGGCCGGACGAGGAGCGCGCACTGCTGGACACGGGCGTGCAGGCGGCGGCGCCGGGATCGGCCGAGCTGGACCTCCTGCACACCGGGGACACCCGCGCCCTGACGCACGCGCCCGAGGTGGCGGGGGCGGACGTGCTGTTCCTGACCCTGCACGGGGGCGCGGGCGAGGACGGCACCCTGCAGACCTTGCTGGACGTCGCGGGGCTGCCCTATGTGGGCAGCGGGCGGGTAGGCTGCGCCCTGGCGATGGACAAGGACCTGACCAAGCGCCTCCTCCGGGACGGCGGGGTGCCCACACCGGACTGGATCCGGGGGGCCACGCCCGCGGACGAGGTGGTGGAGCGGCTGGGCCTGCCGGTGATCGTCAAGCCGGCGTCGGGCGGATCGACCGTGGGTCTGACGCTCGTCAAGGACCGCTCGGACCTGGACGCCGCCACGCGGTTGGCTGCCAGCTCGGGCGACCAGCCCATGTACGAGGCGTACGTCCGGGGCCGCGAGCTGACGGTGGGCATCCTGGGGGACGAGCCCCTGCCGGTGGGCGAGATCATCCCCGCCCACGAGATCTTCGACTACGAGTGCAAGTACCAGCCGGGACTGGCGCAGGAGATCTTCCCGGCGGACCTGGACCCCGATGTCGCGGCCCGCGTGCAGGCCTGGGCGCTGCGCGTCCACCGCCTGCTCCGGCTCCGGGACTTCAGCCGGGTGGACTTCATCCTGGCGCCGGACGGGACGCCCTGGTGCCTGGAGGCCAACGCCCTGCCGGGGCTCACCGCCAACAGCCTGCTGCCCAAGGCCGCCCGGGCCGCGGGCATCGCCTTCCCGACACTCTGCGAGCGGATCGCCCGTATGGGCGTGGACCGGGCCCGCGCCCGCGCCCCCGCGGGGTAG
- a CDS encoding rhomboid family intramembrane serine protease yields the protein MAYTERTPFAFQLTPWVKRLLIANAVMFVLSVLTGYGFLERWLAFWPNHVLTRPWGFVTYMFLHGNFWHLFWNMVGLFFFGPPIEAKWGSREFIKFYLICGLGGAVLSLFFPAPIVGASAAIYGVMLAFAMNWPDSPIYLWGILPVKAKWFVGFLFVVSLFSALGGAGGGIAHLAHLGGLVAGFLYIKSDFWKPGGGLPVRPTRPRPRRLAIVPREERTESRPERPRRPRRDPAEEQLLDEVDRVLDKISAQGMDSLTEQERSLLDQVSRMHRSN from the coding sequence ATGGCCTACACCGAGCGCACCCCGTTCGCCTTTCAGCTGACCCCCTGGGTCAAGCGGTTGCTGATCGCGAACGCCGTGATGTTCGTCCTCTCGGTGCTCACCGGCTATGGATTCCTCGAACGCTGGCTGGCCTTCTGGCCCAACCATGTGCTGACGCGGCCCTGGGGCTTCGTCACCTACATGTTCCTGCACGGGAACTTCTGGCACCTGTTCTGGAACATGGTGGGGCTCTTCTTCTTCGGGCCGCCCATCGAGGCCAAGTGGGGCTCGCGGGAGTTCATCAAGTTCTATCTGATCTGCGGCCTCGGCGGCGCGGTCCTGTCGCTGTTCTTCCCGGCCCCGATCGTGGGCGCGTCCGCCGCCATCTACGGCGTGATGCTCGCCTTCGCCATGAACTGGCCGGACTCGCCGATCTACCTCTGGGGCATCCTCCCCGTGAAGGCGAAGTGGTTCGTCGGCTTCCTCTTCGTGGTCTCGCTCTTCAGCGCCCTCGGCGGAGCCGGAGGCGGCATCGCGCACCTGGCCCACCTGGGCGGCCTGGTGGCCGGCTTCCTCTACATCAAGAGCGACTTCTGGAAGCCGGGCGGAGGCCTGCCCGTGCGGCCCACCCGGCCGCGGCCCCGGCGACTCGCGATCGTGCCGCGCGAGGAGCGCACCGAGAGCCGGCCGGAGCGCCCGCGCCGGCCGCGCCGCGATCCCGCGGAGGAGCAGCTGCTGGACGAGGTGGACCGCGTGCTCGACAAGATCTCCGCCCAGGGCATGGACTCCCTGACGGAGCAGGAGCGCAGCCTCCTCGACCAGGTCTCGCGGATGCACCGCTCGAACTGA